One Hermetia illucens chromosome 4, iHerIll2.2.curated.20191125, whole genome shotgun sequence DNA segment encodes these proteins:
- the LOC119654039 gene encoding uncharacterized protein LOC119654039, giving the protein MISTEESTQQLLRKFNEIEEQPPKALCSQDEQIAATWYTNRTKQDSMGKYVLRLPFKEEAQPALKRRDSAANDELCQQYTAFMKKYLRLSHMRFPRRISVRYAKSTTTKLRVVFNASQTTPTGKSLNDLYVIAADIEKMYRQIGIYEKDQDFQPILWRNHPSETLKHYKLTTATYEKDSACYERLNFPKTYQVLEEGFYVHDLSSGDATIEGVSQQQQNLITSPSSDL; this is encoded by the exons ATGATTAGCACCGAAGAAAGTACGCAGCAGCTGCTGAGAAAATTCAACGAGATTGAGGAGCAACCGCCAAAAGCACTTTGCAGTCAAGACGAGCAAATCGCTGCCACCTGGTATACGAATAGAACTAAACAGGATTCAATGGGGAAGTATGTTCTGCGACTCCCATTCAAAGAGGAAGCGCAACCAGCTCTCAAGCGGCGAGATTCAGCTGCGAATGATGAGTTATGCCAACAATACACGGCATTCATGAAGAAGTACCTCAGGTTGAGTCATATGAGGTTCCCGAGGAGGATATCCGTTCGATACGCAAAGAGCACAACGACTAAGCTTAGAGTAGTGTTCAACGCATCACAAACGACCCCCACGGGCAAATCGCTCAACGATCTG TATGTGATCGCCGCAGACATTGAGAAGATGTATCGACAAATCGGTATCTACGAGAAGGATCAAGATTTTCAACCCATTTTATGGAGAAATCATCCGTCCGAAACACTAAAACATTACAAATTAACAACTGCGACTTATGAAAAAGATAGTGCCTGTTACGAACGCTTGAATTTTCCTAAAACATATCAAGTGTTGGAAGAAGGCTTTTATGTTCACGATCTTTCGTCCGGTGATGCCACCATCGAAGGAGTTAGTCAGCAGCAACAGAACCTTATAACGAGTCCATCCAGTGACCTCTAG